A single genomic interval of Aedes aegypti strain LVP_AGWG chromosome 1, AaegL5.0 Primary Assembly, whole genome shotgun sequence harbors:
- the LOC5576798 gene encoding aminopeptidase N has translation MEARLVIWLISALVVFSNGQRFKSDRHNLPLNDLILLSDRAFEERSFTSFRLPNTSVPTQYMLELDTNVHLNQFTYSGKVQIQLTTLQATNQIVLHSSGSTINKLQLYNANQLPLALNEYIVDEERQFLIINVKETLPANANYRLLIEFTNQLRNDLTGFYQSSYQAEDGTTKYIAVTQFEASFARSAFPCYDEPWIRATFEISISCGLSYKATSNMPFAAIAIQPDQKKLTRFRVTPRMPTYLVAFMVTDFVSKRVILKEPTSLTMEIFARSSAIDELDLGLQKGVDAIRAIERYFDITYDLPKLDQAAIPSFMFGAMENWGLVKYAERYLLYNDNTSSNWDKEAIVATITHELVHQFFGNLVTPKWWTDIFLNEGFATLYEYQISAEIEPSIRYEELIAVEAVQTALYVDSRPSTRPLSHYVETDLMSVFDIIAYQKGGSVLRMMKHALGESTFQNGLRRYLRDNQHSAVDPNDLFESLQSAAKEDAAIPQTTTVGAIMSPWVYESGYPLVTVSWTPTSGEVVFRQQHFSDGTPDSRTWWVPISFRLSSQPVSDETETRVWIPQGTLQVAVSLDIPSDEYLLVNPHQTGYYRVNYDGELWGKLIDKLMADHDAIPAVSRSQLIDDSLKLAMGGQVEVEVTFELLKYLKNEEDYIPWYTALASDNLQFINKALLVDEVAYGALKAFVGSLMEHLIITLGFEERSSEPHEHQQFRAMAIEWGCRMGYDRCRTGAHQLMMEDLEGSQLLPSYIKQSIYCGGLMDATQEEFVAVFNAYQRSTDLSERAMYISALGCSENKQFLIDFLVIVLGAGQEISLRSGEALQIVRSVYSRTNIGHEAFQAWLEQFNDLILSSSIGRQADFHAILADVENRKANFGNFAQLITLLKAWKDQTEGGVISK, from the exons ATGGAAGCACGTCTCGTTATTTGGCTGATCAGTGCCTTAGTAGTGTTTTCCAATGGTCAGCGATTCAAATCCGACCGACACAACCTACCGCTAAATGATTTGATACTACTATCCGATCGAGCCTTCGAAGAAAGAAGTTTCACCTCGTTCAGGCTACCGAACACCTCGGTCCCAACACAATACATGCTCGAACTAGACACCAACGTTCATCTGAATCAGTTCACCTACAGCGGAAAGGTGCAGATCCAGCTGACGACATTGCAGGCCACCAATCAAATCGTGCTGCATAGCTCCGGAAGCACGATCAACAAGCTGCAGCTCTATAATGCGAATCAATTGCCTCTAGCTCTGAACGAATATATCGTCGATGAAGAAAGACAATTTTTGATTATCAACGTTAAAGAAACGCTACCGGCAAACGCTAACTATCGTCTGCTGATTGAGTTCACCAATCAGCTACGTAACGATCTAACTGGATTCTACCAGTCGTCGTATCAAGCCGAAGATGGTACCACCAAATACATCGCCGTAACTCAATTCGAGGCCAGCTTTGCCAGGAGTGCCTTCCCCTGCTACGACGAACCATGGATTCGGGCAACATTCGAAATCAGCATCAGCTGTGGGCTGTCCTACAAAGCTACCTCCAACATGCCATTCGCCGCCATCGCCATTCA ACCGGATCAGAAGAAACTCACCCGCTTCCGAGTTACACCTCGTATGCCAACGTACCTAGTAGCGTTCATGGTTACCGATTTCGTAAGCAAGCGAGTGATTCTCAAGGAACCCACCAGCTTGACGATGGAGATCTTTGCCCGATCATCCGCGATAGATGAGCTCGACTTAGGACTTCAGAAAGGTGTCGATGCCATCCGGGCAATCGAGCGATACTTCGACATAACGTACGACCTGCCCAAACTGGACCAGGCTGCCATACCGAGCTTTATGTTCGGTGCTATGGAGAACTGGGGCCTGGTGAAATACGCCGAGCGATACTTACTGTACAATGACAATACGTCCAGCAACTGGGACAAAGAGGCGATCGTGGCGACGATCACCCACGAACTGGTTCATCAATTTTTCGGTAACCTCGTAACGCCCAAGTGGTGGACGGACATATTCCTGAACGAAGGTTTCGCAACCCTGTACGAATATCAGATCAGTGCAGAAATTGAACCCAGCATTCGGTACGAGGAACTGATAGCCGTGGAAGCCGTTCAGACGGCACTCTACGTGGACAGCAGACCATCCACGAGACCCCTGTCACACTACGTGGAAACCGATCTCATGTCAGTGTTCGACATTATCGCCTACCAGAAGGGAGGCAGCGTTCTGCGCATGATGAAACATGCCTTAGGTGAATCTACGTTCCAGAATGGTCTTCGGCGGTATTTGAGAGACAA TCAACATAGTGCAGTGGATCCAAACGATCTATTCGAAAGTTTGCAATCAGCTGCCAAGGAAGACGCTGCCATACCGCAAACCACAACTGTTGGGGCCATCATGAGTCCGTGGGTCTACGAGTCCGGTTATCCACTGGTCACTGTCTCATGGACCCCTACCAGCGGCGAAGTCGTATTCAGACAGCAGCATTTCTCAGATGGAACACCCGATTCGCGCACCTGGTGGGTTCCAATCAGCTTTCGTCTCAGCAGTCAACCCGTTTCCGACGAAACTGAAACTCGTGTTTGGATTCCGCAAGGGACGTTGCAAGTGGCCGTCAGTCTGGATATCCCGAGCGATGAGTATCTTCTGGTGAACCCTCACCAAACCGGGTACTACCGGGTCAACTACGACGGAGAATTGTGGGGTAAGTTGATCGACAAACTGATGGCTGATCACGATGCCATCCCAGCAGTTTCTCGCTCGCAATTGATTGACGATTCGCTGAAGTTGGCTATGGGTGGTCAGGTTGAAGTCGAAGTGACCTTCGAGCTGTTGAAGTACTTGAAAAATGAAGAGGACTATATTCCATGGTACACAGCGTTGGCATCTGATAATCTTCAGTTCATCAACAAAGCATTGCTGGTTGATGAAGTTGCGTATGGCGCCCTGAAG GCATTTGTGGGTTCTTTAATGGAGCATCTCATTATCACACTGGGTTTTGAAGAAAGAAGCAGCGAGCCCCACGAACATCAACAGTTCAGAGCCATGGCGATCGAATGGGGTTGCCGTATGGGTTATGACAGATGCAGAACCGGTGCTCACCAATTAATGATGGAAGACCTGGAAGGATCGCAATTGCTTCCTTCGTACATCAAACAAAGCATCTACTGTGGAGGACTAATGGACGCAACTCAAGAAGAGTTTGTGGCCGTGTTCAATGCTTACCAACGGTCAACTGATTTATCGGAAAGGGCGATGTACATTTCCGCCCTAGGATGCAGTGAGAATAAACAGTTTTTGATTGATTTCCTTGTAATTGTTTTGGGTGCCGGACAAGAGATAAGTTTGAGATCCGGCGAAGCGTTGCAAATTGTCAGATCAGTATACTCCCGAACAAATATAGGTCATGAAGCGTTTCAGGCCTGGTTAGAGCAATTCAACGATCTCATTCTGAGCTC ATCCATCGGAAGACAAGCAGACTTCCACGCAATTTTGGCTGATGTCGAAAATCGAAAAGCTAATTTCGGAAACTTTGCACAG CTTATCACGCTACTAAAGGCATGGAAAGACCAGACGGAGGGAGGCGTGATTAGTAAATAA
- the LOC5576799 gene encoding aminopeptidase N gives MLKICVPLALLAVASLAWPVDQSVRAFDTYRLPNQTVPTHYDLYLDTNLHLADLDYSGNVKIRIQVLESTSQIVLHSKRSEIVRLELRNSNQLAISLKSFEMDADKDFLIVNTKETLPAGSTYVLDIDFTNSLDRTDAAGFYRSSYVNAEGVTKFLGVTQFESTDARSAFPCFDEPGIKTTYSVQIACGLDYNARSNAPALGIQLLPAGKKLTTFQTTPRMQTYLLAFLVSDFISERQVVFQPHQIAVSTFARPTASHQLTYSVDASVRFLRELEIYFDQRYAMSKIDNVAIANSDFAAGAMENWGLVTYRESTILLDPESQGESQQLQVVGIVGHEYTHQFFGNLLAPQWWSYLWLNEGFARLYQYYVSEFSHPELKMRDRFASVRESALNLDASATVRPMTYYVETPGEISRLFDNIAYAKSASVLRMMNYAITEPTFQKGLRYYIQQNKDHGVANEENLFDSLEQAAKEDAQLPQSLTMHEIFRSWSNQPGAPVVTFKRVGDTNEFVFNQERFYNTPPETPGQQSWWIPISFFTPSSNGQYNSSAAFWLPPHVSDFSYRIDVAESETLLVNPLARGYYRVNYDAQTWENIISNLYESPEKFHRLTRSQLVDDAMNLAHAGKLDYFTAFQVFDYLNEETDFIPWSTASSNLQFLKRMLRHDSEALANLESYSSMLAANLLATYGLESIKGESADDESARLIALEWACNSDESCQAEAAQKLRSSRRSQTFTIGSKTEQLLVCSQMRKADYSDFSMMLSSLKNTRDSISRSYLVDTISCVENGQSINKLLNALKSDDFGAAEKVQVLKSVYSNSLTGLNAIIDMFDSTTNVAENMNINKRQLHALLEDMAEYTVQPESAERFAEFVKREAPTHLVHTIQAKLRENESWIRRNAAIVSDMLKTPPQIDM, from the exons ATGTTGAAAATCTGTGTGCCATTGGCACTGCTTGCGGTTGCTTCATTGGCATGGCCGGTGGATCAAAGTGTTCGTGCGTTCGATACTTACCGCCTTCCGAATCAAACCGTACCAACGCACTATGATCTGTATCTGGATACAAATTTGCATCTGGCGGATTTAGACTACAGTGGTAATGTGAAAATTAGAATCCAAGTGCTTGAGAGTACATCTCAGATCGTACTGCACAGCAAGCGTAGTGAAATTGTGAGATTAGAATTGCGCAACAGCAATCAGTTGGCGATTAGTTTAAAGAGTTTTGAGATGGATGCGGATAAAGATTTCTTGATTGTTAACACCAAGGAGACTTTGCCGGCGGGATCTACATACGTTCTGGACATAGACTTTACCAACAGTCTTGATCGTACCGATGCCGCTGGATTCTATCGATCGTCTTATGTCAACGCAGAAGGAGTTACCAA GTTTCTTGGAGTGACTCAGTTCGAGTCTACCGACGCCCGATCGGCTTTCCCTTGCTTCGATGAACCTGGAATCAAGACAACTTACAGTGTACAGATCGCTTGCGGTTTGGATTACAACGCAAGATCCAACGCTCCGGCCTTAGGAATTCAGCTTTT ACCAGCAGGCAAGAAGCTCACTACGTTCCAAACGACTCCACGAATGCAAACCTACCTGTTGGCGTTCCTGGTTTCCGACTTCATCAGCGAACGGCAAGTCGTGTTCCAGCCTCATCAGATTGCCGTCTCGACGTTTGCTCGACCAACTGCCAGCCATCAGCTGACGTACTCCGTAGACGCTTCGGTACGATTCCTGCGGGAGCTGGAAATCTACTTCGATCAACGGTATGCCATGTCGAAGATTGACAACGTAGCCATCGCCAACAGTGACTTCGCAGCAGGTGCCATGGAAAACTGGGGACTGGTCACGTATCGTGAATCGACCATTCTGCTCGACCCGGAAAGCCAGGGCGAAAGCCAACAGCTACAGGTGGTAGGAATCGTGGGACACGAATATACCCATCAATTCTTTGGAAACCTATTGGCACCGCAGTGGTGGTCGTATCTGTGGCTGAACGAAGGCTTCGCTCGTCTATACCAGTACTACGTATCGGAATTC AGTCACCCGGAGCTGAAAATGCGCGATCGCTTCGCCTCTGTTCGGGAATCGGCTTTGAACTTGGATGCCAGCGCAACGGTTCGGCCAATGACGTACTACGTGGAAACTCCAGGGGAAATTAGCAGGCTGTTTGACAATATTGCATACGCCAAAT CTGCAAGTGTTCTGCGAATGATGAACTATGCCATCACCGAGCCCACTTTCCAGAAGGGTCTTCGGTACTACATCCAGCAAAA CAAGGACCACGGAGTGGCGAACGAAGAGAATCTGTTCGACAGCCTAGAACAGGCGGCCAAGGAAGACGCCCAGCTGCCTCAGAGTTTGACGATGCATGAAATTTTCCGATCATGGTCCAACCAGCCTGGCGCCCCCGTCGTAACTTTCAAGCGTGTTGGAGACACCAACGAGTTCGTGTTCAACCAAGAGCGGTTCTACAACACTCCTCCGGAAACTCCCGGACAGCAATCCTGGTGGATCCCGATTTCGTTCTTCACGCCTAGCAGCAACGGACAGTACAATTCCAGTGCTGCTTTTTGGCTGCCTCCACACGTGTCCGATTTCAGTTATCGTATTGACGTGGCCGAGAGCGAAACCCTCCTGGTTAATCCTCTTGCCAGAGGATACTACCGTGTGAACTACGATGCGCAAACCTGGGAGAACATCATCTCCAACTTGTACGAATCCCCGGAAAAGTTCCACCGCTTGACGCGTTCGCAACTGGTCGACGACGCGATGAATTTGGCCCATGCAGGCAAACTGGACTACTTCACAGCGTTCCAGGTGTTCGACTACTTGAACGAGGAAACCGATTTCATTCCATGGAGTACCGCATCTAGCAATCTCCAATTCTTGAAGCGTATGCTACGTCACGACAGCGAAGCCTTGGCAAATCTGGAGAGTTACAGCTCAATGCTGGCTGCCAACCTGCTTGCCACTTATGGTCTCGAGTCAATCAAGGGCGAGTCTGCAGATGACGAAAGTGCGCGCTTGATAGCGCTGGAATGGGCCTGCAACAGCGATGAGTCCTGCCAAGCGGAAGCAGCCCAAAAACTGCGATCATCGCGACGTAGTCAAACTTTCACTATTGGCTCCAAGACGGAACAACTACTGGTTTGCAGCCAGATGCGTAAAGCAGACTACAGTGACTTTTCGATGATGCTTAGCAGCTTGAAAAATACCCGGGACTCCATTTCCCGGTCTTATTTAGTCGATACTATCTCTTGCGTGGAAAACGGGCAATCCATCAATAAGTTGCTGAACGCCCTCAAATCGGATGACTTTGGTGCTGCGGAAAAGGTGCAAGTTTTAAAATCGGTCTACAGCAATTCTCTAACCGGACTGAATGCCATCATCGACATGTTCGATTCCACCACGAATGTCGCCGAAAACAT